Below is a genomic region from Candidatus Polarisedimenticolia bacterium.
CCTGCCATGGCTGGCAGCCCTTTCGGCGCGGGACCCTGGCGCGCCGAAGCATGAAATTGGCGCGTCGCGTCACTGCCGGCACAGCCGCCAATCCCTACACTCAACCTGCCCGATGCCAGTTCAGCCGGATCGGGCGTGAGTCGCGGGGGCTCGGTGGGGTGAGACACCCCCGCCCTGCCGCAGCTAGGGGGCCCCCGCGGCTCTAGTACCGGGTCTCCGCATGGGACGTCGGGGCCCGGAATGGTTGACGGCGGGAGGTAGAAAAGTGAAGGGGAACGCGGTCATCGTCGCCGACAGCCTGGAGGCGGGGATAAGGCTCGAGAAAATCATCGCCCGGGAGGCGCAGTTCCGGGTCGTCGCCCGATTCATCTCCCCGGTCACGCTTCTGGAAGCGGCCACGGCCCAGGCACAGAAGCCTGTCTGTGAATGGGATCTGGTCCTGATGGTCCTCTCGGCCGCGGAATGGAACGGAGTCGACGCCGGCCGTCGGCTCCGCGAGATTCTGCCGGAGGTCCCGATCCTTCTCTTCACGGTTCTTTCTTCGTCGGACGATGAGGCCGCTGAACCGGTCACCCTTTCGGAAGGCGAGGAGGAGCTCACCCTGCAACCGGCGGCGCGCGAGATGCTGCGGCGCATCAACTCGCTGGCCACCACGCCGCGGCCCGCGGAGGCTCCCCCGAAGCGCAACCATTCGACTTTCGAGTTTTTCAGCAGATTGATCCGGAGGAAGCGCTCCTAGACGCGCGTCCTCCGCGCGCCGCGAGTCGCTTCGCTCGCCCGGGCTTCAGGGAGAAATCGGGGAGCTCTGGGAGAGAGGCCGGCGCGGCGGGCGCAGCACCGCGACCCAGCGGCGCGCCGATTCCACCAGGATGGTCACGACGCAGACCATCATCACCACCGTCATGGTGGCGTTAAGGTAGCCCTGGAACGGCTGGCCGCTCCGGGCCAGCGGCAGGAAGTTGTCGGTGACGTTGAGCCAGCCGGCGGTGAGCGTGGTGGTGGCGACGAAGGTCAGGGGGAGCAGCGTGATCCAGGTGTAGCGTGCCTTGCCGGCGTTCACCAGGACGGTGGTGCCGACGCACAAGGCGATGCTCGCCAGGAGCTGGTTGGACACGCCGAACATCGGCCAGATGGTGCTGATCGAGCCGGTCCAGATGAAATACGACCAGGCGATCACCACCAGCAGGCTGGAGAGGATAGTGCCGGGCAGCCAGTCGGTGCGCTCCAGCGGCCGGTACACTCGCCCCAGGAACTCCTGCACCATGAAGCGCGCCACCCGCGTGCCGGTGTCGATGGTCGTCAGGATGAACAGCGCCTCGAACATGATGGCGAAGTGGTACCAGTAGGCCAGCAGCCCCTTGAGCCCCGGCAGCGCCGCGAAGATCTGCGCCATGCCGATGGCCAGCGACACCGCCCCTCCGGTGCGCCCCGCCAGCGACTCCCCCACTGCCGCCGAGAACTCCGGCAGATTCACCGGCGTCATCCCGAGCGTCGCGAACTTCTCCGGAGTGGCGTTGATCGCGAAGTAGTCCCCGGGGTGGAGCGAGGTCGCGGCGATGAACGCCATTACCCCGACGAACCCTTCCATCAGCATCGAGCCGTAGCCGATGACGCGCGCGTCGGTCTCGCGGCTGATCATCTTGGGGGTCGTTCCGGAGCTCACCAGGGCATGGAACCCTGAGATGGCCCCGCAGGCGATGGTGATGAAGACGAACGGGTAGAGCTTGCCCGGGATGATCGGCCCGCCTCCCGCGGCGAATCGCGTCACCGCCGGCATCTTGAGATCGGGGTGCACCAGAAAGATGCCGATGGCGAGGGCGGCGATGGTCCCGATCTTCATGAACGAGCTGAGGTAGTCGCGCGGGCACAGGAGCATCCAGACCGGAAGCACCGAAGCGATGAAGCCATAGGCGGCGATCGCCACGGTGATCTGGTGCGCCGACAGCGTGAACCAGCCGGCGGCGGAAGAGCCCGGGATGAAGCGGCCGGCCATCACCGCGGCGATCAGCAGCGTCACGCCGATGATGGTCGCCTCCATAATCCTTCCCTTGCGGAAGCGGTACATGTGCCAGCCCATGTACAGGGCGATCGGGATCGTCGTGCCGATG
It encodes:
- a CDS encoding carbon starvation protein A — encoded protein: MNTLPILIAILCFFAIGYRYYSAFIAAKVLALDDARVTPAHRLNDGQNYFPTHRWVLFGHHFAAITGAGPLIGPVLAAQFGYLPGLLWLVIGVVIGGAVHDFIILTASMRRDGKSLAAIARSEIGPVAGFTTALAILFVVVVALAGLGLAVVNALKESAWGVFTIGTTIPIALYMGWHMYRFRKGRIMEATIIGVTLLIAAVMAGRFIPGSSAAGWFTLSAHQITVAIAAYGFIASVLPVWMLLCPRDYLSSFMKIGTIAALAIGIFLVHPDLKMPAVTRFAAGGGPIIPGKLYPFVFITIACGAISGFHALVSSGTTPKMISRETDARVIGYGSMLMEGFVGVMAFIAATSLHPGDYFAINATPEKFATLGMTPVNLPEFSAAVGESLAGRTGGAVSLAIGMAQIFAALPGLKGLLAYWYHFAIMFEALFILTTIDTGTRVARFMVQEFLGRVYRPLERTDWLPGTILSSLLVVIAWSYFIWTGSISTIWPMFGVSNQLLASIALCVGTTVLVNAGKARYTWITLLPLTFVATTTLTAGWLNVTDNFLPLARSGQPFQGYLNATMTVVMMVCVVTILVESARRWVAVLRPPRRPLSQSSPISP